A portion of the Acidisarcina polymorpha genome contains these proteins:
- a CDS encoding zinc-ribbon domain-containing protein: MAFCSKCGSSVTEGVAFCPQCGAPMGAAAAPPPPPGAAWAPAPAAAVATSSGLQENVAGMLCYLVGWITGIIFLLIDKRPFVRFHAAQSIVVFGFLNLLRIVLAFGFFGVHYYGIFSFWALLSMLISLVTLVAWIVLMVFAYQGKRYEVPGAAGVAKSIAGSTV, encoded by the coding sequence ATGGCATTCTGCAGCAAGTGTGGTTCATCGGTAACAGAAGGCGTAGCTTTTTGCCCTCAGTGCGGCGCGCCAATGGGCGCTGCGGCGGCACCTCCACCTCCACCCGGGGCAGCATGGGCGCCGGCGCCCGCCGCCGCGGTCGCGACTTCAAGCGGTTTGCAGGAAAACGTAGCGGGCATGCTCTGTTACCTGGTCGGCTGGATCACCGGCATCATCTTTCTGTTGATCGATAAGCGTCCTTTCGTGCGCTTCCATGCTGCGCAGTCAATCGTGGTATTTGGGTTTTTGAACCTGCTCCGAATTGTGCTGGCATTCGGATTCTTCGGCGTCCATTACTACGGCATTTTTTCCTTTTGGGCGCTGCTTTCGATGCTGATATCGCTGGTGACGCTGGTGGCGTGGATCGTCCTGATGGTCTTTGCCTATCAGGGAAAGCGCTACGAAGTGCCCGGAGCTGCAGGGGTCGCGAAGAGTATTGCTGGAAGTACGGTTTGA
- a CDS encoding penicillin-binding protein 1A codes for MALGSRPSLPSGNKTGSGTPFQPPGGSRPRRGQRKVAGRLALLVLVLLAMAVGSLSGLLLVYSVHLPQIDDLEHYRPSTTTELYDVKGRVFGSFALERRVVVGYDDLSPLLRQAVISIEDKNFESHWGVNTFRVAGAVYHDLTSGARAQGASTLTMQLARNLFLSNERTFGRKLQEAFLSIQIERTFTKQQIFTLYANQIYLGHGTYGFEAGAEYYFSKHAKDLTLPQAAMLAGLPKGPSAYSPILNPDKALRRRNLVINAMLEDGRITAEQAAAARAEPLGLMVATDPNAVAPYFVEEVRRELEKKLGAEQVHTAGLRVYTTLDLDLQRAAKSAVLDGLAAYERRHGWKGHLLNAVAGGVGLAEFRHPDWILPPQPGDYVHAMVTGVLPYQVTAKVGERQVVLLEEDWAWTGQKAADDFLKPGDIVYVHLAAPAAGQDETELRGTLEQDSGVQGALMAIDNSSGGVLAMIGGRDFNLSQFNRATQAERQTGSSFKPYVYTAAVEEGATPEERILDAPASFGSYTPHNFEGNYLGSITLLKAFADSRNIPAVKLAERVGMHKVIEVAHRFGITSNIPAFLPAALGAVEVTLKEQVAAYAVYPNDGLRIAPRLVKKVTDADGAILAEDRSEVAEATGVKTARTMMTFLREVTNSGTGSVAKALNHPLGGKTGTTSDFTDAWFLGFSPTVTCGTWVGYDGRESLGDKETGAKAALPIWMDFMKAAIAGKDAETFAVDERSAATRRSGSPR; via the coding sequence ATGGCATTGGGTTCTAGACCATCGCTTCCATCGGGGAACAAAACCGGCAGCGGGACGCCATTTCAGCCTCCGGGAGGCTCGCGTCCGCGGCGGGGGCAGCGCAAAGTCGCGGGGCGGCTGGCCTTGCTGGTGCTGGTCTTGCTGGCGATGGCGGTCGGTTCGCTAAGTGGATTGCTGCTGGTGTACTCGGTGCATCTGCCCCAGATCGACGATCTCGAGCATTATCGTCCGAGCACGACGACGGAGCTCTACGACGTGAAGGGCCGGGTCTTCGGCTCCTTTGCGCTCGAACGGCGGGTGGTGGTCGGGTATGACGACCTCTCTCCGCTGCTGCGCCAGGCCGTCATTTCGATCGAAGACAAGAATTTCGAGAGCCACTGGGGCGTCAACACTTTTCGCGTGGCGGGAGCGGTATATCACGATCTCACCTCCGGAGCGCGCGCCCAAGGCGCTTCTACGCTGACCATGCAGTTAGCGCGTAACCTGTTCCTTTCGAACGAACGGACGTTTGGGCGGAAGCTGCAGGAGGCCTTTCTCTCGATCCAGATTGAGCGCACGTTTACCAAGCAGCAGATCTTCACTCTGTATGCCAACCAGATTTATCTCGGGCATGGAACCTATGGGTTTGAGGCCGGAGCGGAATACTACTTCAGCAAACATGCGAAGGACTTGACCTTGCCGCAGGCGGCAATGCTGGCCGGATTGCCGAAGGGACCGTCAGCGTACTCGCCGATCTTAAATCCCGATAAGGCGCTGCGGCGGCGCAACCTGGTGATCAACGCCATGCTCGAGGATGGCAGGATCACGGCTGAGCAAGCCGCAGCGGCCCGGGCAGAGCCGTTGGGGCTGATGGTGGCCACCGATCCGAACGCGGTGGCGCCGTACTTCGTCGAAGAGGTGCGGAGAGAACTTGAAAAGAAGCTTGGTGCGGAGCAAGTGCATACGGCGGGACTTCGCGTTTATACGACACTCGATCTCGACCTGCAGCGCGCCGCGAAGAGCGCGGTGCTCGATGGGTTAGCAGCCTATGAACGGCGGCATGGCTGGAAAGGACATCTGCTGAATGCGGTTGCTGGCGGAGTGGGATTGGCGGAGTTCCGGCATCCGGATTGGATCTTGCCGCCGCAGCCAGGAGACTACGTGCACGCGATGGTCACCGGTGTATTGCCCTATCAGGTGACAGCGAAAGTCGGGGAACGTCAGGTGGTGTTGCTCGAGGAAGATTGGGCGTGGACGGGGCAGAAAGCTGCCGACGACTTTCTCAAGCCCGGCGATATCGTCTACGTCCATTTAGCTGCTCCGGCCGCCGGACAAGATGAGACTGAGTTGCGTGGGACCCTCGAGCAGGACTCCGGAGTCCAGGGCGCGTTGATGGCGATCGACAATAGTTCCGGCGGGGTCTTGGCGATGATCGGCGGCCGGGATTTCAATTTGTCGCAGTTCAACCGGGCAACCCAAGCGGAGCGGCAGACAGGTTCCTCATTCAAGCCCTATGTCTATACCGCGGCGGTCGAGGAGGGGGCGACTCCAGAGGAGCGTATTCTTGATGCTCCTGCATCCTTTGGGTCCTACACTCCACACAACTTTGAAGGAAATTACCTCGGAAGCATAACGCTGCTGAAGGCGTTCGCGGATTCGCGCAACATTCCCGCAGTGAAGCTGGCGGAGCGCGTAGGCATGCACAAGGTCATCGAGGTGGCGCACCGGTTTGGAATTACCTCCAACATACCAGCCTTCCTGCCGGCTGCTCTGGGAGCGGTTGAGGTGACGCTGAAGGAACAGGTCGCTGCCTATGCGGTTTACCCAAACGATGGCCTCCGGATAGCGCCGCGCCTGGTCAAGAAGGTGACCGACGCCGACGGGGCGATCCTCGCGGAGGACCGCTCGGAGGTAGCGGAGGCAACAGGGGTGAAGACGGCACGGACGATGATGACCTTCCTTCGTGAAGTGACGAACAGCGGCACGGGCTCGGTGGCGAAAGCGCTCAACCATCCATTAGGTGGCAAAACGGGAACGACGAGCGACTTCACCGATGCATGGTTTCTTGGATTTTCGCCGACGGTGACTTGCGGAACCTGGGTGGGCTACGACGGCCGGGAGTCGTTGGGCGACAAAGAGACTGGCGCAAAGGCGGCTTTGCCAATCTGGATGGACTTCATGAAAGCCGCGATCGCCGGCAAGGATGCCGAGACCTTCGCGGTCGACGAAAGGTCTGCGGCGACTCGCAGGAGCGGCTCCCCGCGTTAA
- a CDS encoding DUF6629 family protein, which translates to MCFSATANFVGSAVLGTVGVATLSKVKHRRELLFASIPALFAVHQFIEGFVWLGLDGVLSPAVAHNMGAAYVLYAQGLLPFLLPLSVLLVEPDVASRRRMLPFTIIGTLTALYMLWGLTAAPLQVYIERDSIVYVNAATNHTTLAVLYVISTCGSLFFSKIRPMIIFGAANLVILLVVMAVRRYAFTSVWCAYAAIASVIILVYLWRSSPERPFQYAVQI; encoded by the coding sequence ATGTGTTTCTCGGCAACGGCCAATTTCGTTGGGAGCGCGGTCCTCGGAACCGTCGGCGTCGCCACTCTCTCTAAGGTGAAGCACCGGCGCGAACTGCTCTTCGCTTCGATCCCAGCACTCTTCGCCGTCCATCAGTTCATCGAAGGATTCGTCTGGCTCGGCCTCGATGGCGTGCTCTCGCCTGCGGTCGCCCATAACATGGGCGCCGCCTACGTCCTCTACGCGCAGGGGCTGCTCCCGTTTCTCTTGCCCTTGAGCGTGTTACTGGTTGAACCCGACGTGGCCAGCCGCCGCCGCATGCTGCCCTTCACCATCATCGGCACACTGACGGCTCTCTACATGCTCTGGGGACTCACCGCGGCGCCGCTGCAGGTCTACATCGAACGCGATAGCATCGTGTATGTGAATGCCGCCACCAATCACACCACCTTGGCCGTCTTGTATGTCATATCTACCTGCGGCTCACTCTTCTTTTCGAAGATCCGTCCCATGATCATCTTCGGCGCCGCCAACCTGGTCATTCTGCTCGTAGTGATGGCGGTAAGACGGTACGCGTTTACCTCGGTGTGGTGCGCCTACGCAGCCATCGCCAGCGTCATCATCCTTGTCTATCTGTGGAGGAGCAGCCCCGAGAGGCCGTTTCAATACGCTGTACAAATTTGA
- a CDS encoding ABC transporter permease yields MAILRSFVNGIQALLHREARNEEIQEELQSYLEASAEEKIRRGMDRETAWRATRAEIGSVEAVRHKVWSATWESNAEALWQDLRYGARQLLKSPGFSIVAILSLALGTGANTAIFTLINDLLLKSLPVRDAWQLVSFGHANGGGTLGAVHPGAVDIFSYDFYKHLEEEGRRRPEFFQGICAFSSFPVMVSVRSSAAASSPATQAMTHLVSGTFFSVLGANPLLGRAITATDSDAPGRSAVAVISYRYWQQALAADPGVIGRSLNINGTLFRVIGVMPASFYGVDLNEQSPEMWLPLSMQAEAMLQPPMLDSSGLYWLHLMGRRNPKVSLSQSQAWATAQYRQFEAEREGTQIAESRRKEIRESFVELLPGRGGISHLRAAYGAPLAVLMGIVAIVLLIACANLANFMLAKAAAREREYSTRLALGSSRSRLARQVLTETLLLAFVGGGLGLVLAYGGTFVLIKFIAGEVAHSALSPLPDLRVLGFTAGICLLTGLFFGIAPALRISRIQVAGALKSRYKGSTDGGRLLPNLLVTGQIVLSLVLLAVAGLFLRTLHNLHSEDLGFDRRNILLVKINAKFAGYKPDQLNTLYARILSRVDALPGVSSAALSGAAPMWHGNWGSPITILGRPAAPNEDVSTLLNRISPDYFETLGIPLLRGRTIRAADTAASPQAVVVNQTFADRYFPHSDAIGHSFTIADPSVKGVWQIVGVVGNATYNHAGEVPEAMAYLAVMQLTEDDQYAYWLQVRTSGDPAAIAGEVRAGLAEIDPNLPILDVETISEQLDHLIDEQRLVSQLSGFFSLLALSLCAIGLYGVMTYSVVRRTNEFGVRLALGASSGGVLWLVLRQSLGLLGMGIALGVPATLVASQAIQAGLYGLKPSDPLTLIGSILMIAIVSVTAAYFPARRATRVDPAVALRYE; encoded by the coding sequence ATGGCGATCTTGCGAAGCTTCGTCAACGGCATCCAAGCGTTGCTTCACCGCGAAGCCCGAAACGAAGAGATCCAGGAAGAACTGCAAAGCTATCTTGAGGCCTCGGCCGAAGAGAAAATACGGCGTGGCATGGATCGAGAGACTGCCTGGCGAGCGACGCGCGCGGAGATCGGCAGCGTGGAAGCAGTAAGGCACAAGGTCTGGTCGGCAACCTGGGAGTCGAACGCCGAGGCGCTTTGGCAAGATCTTCGCTATGGAGCGCGACAGCTGCTCAAATCGCCTGGTTTTTCAATTGTCGCCATTCTTTCACTGGCGCTCGGGACCGGGGCAAACACGGCGATTTTTACCTTGATCAACGATCTGCTGCTGAAGTCGCTTCCGGTGCGCGATGCGTGGCAGCTGGTCTCTTTCGGCCACGCCAATGGAGGGGGAACGTTGGGCGCCGTGCACCCGGGTGCGGTGGACATCTTCTCCTACGATTTCTACAAGCATCTTGAAGAAGAAGGGCGACGGAGGCCGGAGTTCTTCCAGGGGATCTGCGCCTTTTCGAGTTTCCCGGTGATGGTCAGTGTCCGTTCGAGCGCAGCCGCTAGCAGCCCTGCGACACAGGCCATGACTCACCTGGTTTCGGGAACCTTCTTCTCCGTTCTGGGCGCCAACCCACTTCTGGGTAGAGCGATTACGGCAACAGATAGCGATGCTCCCGGGCGCAGCGCGGTCGCGGTGATCAGTTACCGCTATTGGCAGCAGGCCTTGGCGGCGGATCCCGGTGTGATTGGCCGAAGCCTGAACATCAACGGCACGCTGTTCCGTGTCATTGGCGTCATGCCGGCGAGTTTTTATGGCGTCGATCTGAATGAGCAATCGCCCGAAATGTGGCTGCCGCTCAGCATGCAAGCGGAGGCGATGCTGCAACCGCCGATGCTCGATTCCTCGGGACTGTACTGGCTTCATCTGATGGGCCGGCGAAATCCTAAGGTCAGTCTGTCGCAGTCACAGGCATGGGCGACGGCGCAGTACAGGCAGTTTGAGGCGGAGCGCGAAGGGACGCAGATTGCGGAGAGCCGGCGCAAGGAAATCCGCGAGAGCTTTGTCGAGCTTCTTCCCGGCCGAGGCGGTATTTCGCACCTCCGGGCTGCATATGGGGCTCCATTGGCGGTGCTGATGGGCATCGTCGCGATCGTCTTGCTGATTGCCTGCGCCAACTTGGCGAACTTTATGCTGGCGAAAGCGGCCGCGCGGGAACGCGAGTATTCTACCCGGCTGGCGCTTGGCTCGAGCCGCAGCCGGCTGGCGCGTCAGGTGTTGACGGAGACGCTGCTGCTGGCGTTTGTAGGCGGGGGGCTGGGATTGGTGCTCGCCTATGGAGGGACGTTCGTCTTGATCAAGTTCATTGCCGGCGAGGTGGCCCATTCCGCACTGTCTCCCCTTCCTGATCTGAGGGTGCTTGGCTTCACTGCGGGCATCTGTCTGCTCACCGGGCTGTTCTTCGGGATAGCCCCAGCTTTGCGGATCTCGCGCATCCAGGTCGCCGGGGCATTGAAATCGCGATACAAGGGCAGCACGGACGGTGGCCGATTGCTCCCGAATCTGCTCGTCACCGGGCAGATTGTGCTCTCGCTGGTGCTGCTTGCGGTGGCTGGGCTTTTTCTGCGAACGCTGCACAACCTTCACAGCGAGGACCTCGGCTTCGACCGCAGGAATATTCTGCTGGTGAAAATCAATGCCAAGTTCGCGGGATACAAGCCGGACCAGCTCAATACGCTCTATGCGCGAATTCTCTCCCGCGTCGATGCGCTGCCGGGGGTGAGTTCGGCGGCGCTGTCGGGGGCCGCACCTATGTGGCACGGCAACTGGGGTTCTCCGATCACCATTCTAGGCCGGCCCGCCGCTCCCAATGAGGACGTCAGCACGCTGCTCAACCGGATTTCGCCGGACTACTTCGAGACGCTGGGCATTCCATTGCTTCGCGGAAGAACAATCAGGGCTGCGGATACGGCCGCTTCTCCACAGGCAGTGGTGGTCAACCAGACCTTCGCCGATCGCTACTTCCCACACAGCGATGCGATCGGTCATAGCTTCACGATCGCTGATCCGAGCGTGAAGGGGGTGTGGCAGATCGTTGGCGTGGTCGGGAATGCAACCTACAACCATGCGGGTGAAGTGCCCGAGGCCATGGCTTATCTCGCGGTCATGCAACTGACCGAAGACGACCAATATGCCTATTGGCTGCAGGTGCGGACCTCTGGCGACCCGGCTGCAATCGCGGGCGAGGTACGCGCGGGGCTGGCGGAGATCGACCCCAACCTTCCGATTCTCGACGTCGAAACGATTAGCGAACAACTCGACCATTTGATCGATGAACAGAGGCTAGTCTCTCAGCTTTCCGGCTTCTTCTCGCTGCTGGCATTGTCTCTGTGCGCGATCGGTCTTTATGGAGTGATGACGTATAGTGTGGTTCGCCGGACAAATGAATTCGGCGTCCGGCTGGCGCTGGGCGCATCGAGCGGAGGTGTGCTGTGGTTGGTGCTGAGGCAATCGCTTGGCCTCTTAGGAATGGGCATTGCTCTGGGTGTTCCCGCGACTCTGGTGGCAAGCCAAGCTATTCAGGCGGGATTATACGGACTGAAGCCTTCCGATCCGTTGACGCTGATTGGCTCGATCCTCATGATTGCCATCGTCTCGGTGACGGCCGCCTATTTTCCTGCGCGGCGAGCGACGAGAGTCGATCCGGCGGTCGCGCTTCGCTACGAGTGA
- a CDS encoding sodium:solute symporter family protein, whose translation MLLYFVFVLGIGFALKRFMKTSKDFFQAGRALPAWICGLAFISANLGAQEVIGMGASGAKYGIATSHFYWLGAIPAMIFVGVFMMPFYYGSKARSVPEFLRLRYDEKTRAYNACSFAVMTVFSSGISMYAMARLIQTLHVFDGLFLSMGLPLGWIFHFAIVISAIIVLGYIFLGGLTSAIYNEVLQFFLIVAGFLPLVWIGLRNVGGWDGLKTRLPEAYSHAWRGMTHANTNPLGVEVFGLAMGLGFVLSFGYWCTDFLVIQTAMATDSEENARRVPLIAAIPKMFFPFLVILPGLLAIATPLTANSAKIVNGIAVQNAANGEVVPAGKGLIPVKVDPINGKVLYDQKGQPLLDYDLAIPNMLLHYFPTGILGLGLTALLASFMSGMAGNVTAFNTVWTYDLYQGYINKGASDSHYLKMGRWATVGGILLSICAAYAATSFNNIMDTLQLVFSFVNAPLFATFLLGMFWKRTTGHAAFTGLVSGTVAAIVHHGLTLPADAHPGIHGGWIAVVHSYPSDMAQNFWTAIWAFSVNFVLTIIISLFTKPREEKDLVGLVYSLTPKPVEHTMSWYTRPSTLAVGLIVLLVGLNIIFR comes from the coding sequence ATGCTGTTGTATTTCGTCTTCGTGCTAGGCATCGGCTTTGCCCTAAAGCGGTTCATGAAGACGAGTAAGGACTTCTTCCAGGCAGGACGGGCGCTGCCCGCGTGGATCTGCGGCCTGGCGTTTATCTCAGCCAACCTGGGCGCGCAGGAAGTGATCGGCATGGGGGCGTCAGGGGCGAAATATGGCATCGCGACCAGCCATTTCTACTGGCTCGGCGCGATCCCGGCGATGATCTTTGTGGGCGTCTTCATGATGCCGTTCTATTACGGATCGAAGGCGAGGTCGGTGCCGGAGTTTCTACGGCTGCGCTATGACGAGAAGACGCGCGCTTATAACGCATGTTCGTTCGCGGTCATGACGGTATTTTCCTCGGGCATCTCGATGTATGCCATGGCGCGGCTAATCCAGACCTTGCATGTTTTTGACGGCTTATTCCTGAGCATGGGACTGCCACTGGGGTGGATCTTCCACTTCGCAATCGTCATCTCGGCGATCATCGTGCTCGGCTATATCTTTCTCGGTGGGTTGACCTCAGCGATCTATAACGAAGTGCTGCAGTTCTTCCTGATCGTGGCAGGCTTCTTGCCGCTGGTGTGGATCGGGCTGCGCAATGTTGGCGGCTGGGACGGCTTGAAGACGCGGCTTCCCGAGGCCTATTCGCATGCCTGGCGGGGGATGACCCATGCGAATACAAATCCGCTGGGGGTCGAGGTCTTTGGCCTGGCAATGGGACTGGGATTCGTGCTGAGCTTTGGCTACTGGTGCACCGACTTCCTGGTCATCCAGACGGCGATGGCGACCGACTCAGAGGAGAACGCGCGCCGGGTGCCACTGATCGCCGCGATTCCGAAGATGTTCTTTCCGTTCCTGGTCATTTTGCCGGGGCTGCTGGCGATTGCGACTCCGCTCACGGCGAACTCAGCGAAGATCGTGAATGGAATCGCGGTTCAGAATGCTGCGAACGGAGAGGTAGTCCCTGCTGGCAAAGGGCTGATCCCGGTGAAGGTCGACCCCATCAATGGCAAGGTGCTCTATGACCAGAAGGGGCAGCCGCTGCTCGACTACGATCTCGCGATTCCGAATATGCTGCTGCATTACTTTCCAACCGGAATTCTTGGGCTAGGCCTGACGGCGCTGCTGGCGAGCTTCATGTCGGGAATGGCGGGGAACGTGACCGCCTTCAACACGGTTTGGACCTACGACCTTTACCAGGGCTACATCAATAAAGGCGCTTCCGATTCGCACTATCTGAAGATGGGGCGGTGGGCGACGGTAGGGGGAATCCTGCTGTCGATCTGCGCGGCGTATGCGGCGACTTCGTTCAACAACATTATGGACACGCTGCAGCTGGTCTTCTCGTTTGTGAATGCGCCGCTGTTCGCGACGTTTTTACTGGGGATGTTCTGGAAGCGGACGACGGGCCATGCGGCGTTTACCGGGTTGGTGAGCGGGACGGTGGCGGCAATCGTTCATCATGGTCTGACGCTGCCGGCAGATGCGCATCCGGGAATTCATGGCGGCTGGATCGCGGTCGTACATAGCTATCCGAGCGACATGGCGCAGAATTTCTGGACGGCGATCTGGGCGTTCTCGGTGAACTTTGTGCTCACGATCATCATCAGCTTGTTCACCAAGCCACGCGAAGAGAAGGACCTGGTGGGGCTGGTCTATTCGCTGACCCCAAAGCCGGTGGAGCATACGATGAGCTGGTATACGCGGCCTTCTACCTTGGCAGTGGGGTTGATTGTGCTGCTGGTCGGGTTGAACATCATCTTTCGATAG
- a CDS encoding PadR family transcriptional regulator: protein MTDKSSDLVQGTLEMLVLKTLALEPMHGYGIALRIEQISNGVFQVNPGSLFPALARMERGGKIKAEWRSTENNRRAKYYLLTAAGRKALKEESQQWGRQIAAINRIMEA from the coding sequence ATGACGGACAAGTCGAGCGATCTGGTGCAGGGGACCCTCGAGATGCTGGTGTTGAAAACGCTGGCGCTGGAACCGATGCATGGTTACGGGATCGCCTTGCGGATCGAGCAAATCAGCAACGGAGTCTTCCAAGTGAATCCGGGATCGTTGTTCCCGGCCCTGGCGCGGATGGAGCGCGGGGGCAAGATCAAAGCCGAGTGGCGATCGACAGAGAACAACCGCCGGGCGAAGTATTACCTGCTCACCGCCGCGGGGCGGAAGGCCCTCAAGGAAGAGAGCCAGCAATGGGGACGGCAGATCGCTGCGATCAACCGAATCATGGAGGCGTGA
- a CDS encoding S41 family peptidase translates to MSKGFQRAIFGFSALLVVIVFLGAVGLHGVRANTQSDDGAYREMGVYEEVLKKVQTDYVVDPNIDKVTDGALHGLLEGLDADSSYLSPAEYATYKQHRDGEDKDSTGGVGVTGLNMSKRFGYATVVSVIPGSPADKQNIEDGDILESIEGQSTREMSVALIRLLLEGKPGTNVTFSLVRPRKAEPDKVTLTRVKAADEIPALGQQEYESSSILYLKPVVLTKARVDEVIGKLKAGPKNRKVLLDLRNVALGDEQQAIRLANAFIETGTIATLEGQKFPKQVFSAQKSEFITSAPLVVLVNHGTSGSGELIAGAVLDNKRGDVVGDRTFGDGSVQKTIELPGGGAVILSVAKYATPGGKKIQDEAVTPNVVVVPSLDEQIAAESEDKSTAPPAADDQLNKGLSLLKAKNS, encoded by the coding sequence ATGAGCAAAGGCTTCCAACGGGCGATTTTTGGATTCTCGGCGTTATTGGTGGTGATCGTGTTCCTCGGGGCCGTCGGCCTCCATGGCGTCCGGGCAAATACGCAGAGCGATGATGGCGCTTACCGCGAGATGGGCGTTTATGAGGAAGTCCTCAAAAAGGTCCAGACCGACTATGTCGTCGATCCGAATATCGACAAGGTGACCGACGGCGCGCTTCATGGGCTGCTGGAAGGCCTGGATGCGGATTCGAGCTACCTTTCCCCCGCGGAATATGCGACTTACAAACAGCATCGCGATGGTGAGGATAAAGACTCGACGGGCGGCGTCGGTGTGACCGGGCTGAATATGTCAAAGCGCTTTGGCTACGCAACCGTAGTCTCGGTGATTCCTGGTTCTCCCGCTGATAAGCAAAATATTGAGGATGGCGACATCCTCGAATCAATCGAGGGGCAATCCACTCGGGAGATGTCAGTGGCTTTGATCCGGTTGCTGCTTGAAGGCAAGCCAGGTACCAATGTGACCTTCTCGCTGGTGAGGCCCCGCAAGGCGGAGCCGGACAAGGTGACGCTCACCCGGGTAAAGGCGGCCGACGAGATTCCGGCGCTCGGTCAGCAGGAATACGAGAGCTCCAGCATTCTTTACCTGAAGCCGGTGGTGTTGACCAAGGCCCGGGTCGATGAGGTGATTGGCAAGCTGAAGGCCGGACCTAAGAACCGGAAGGTGCTGCTCGACCTGAGGAACGTGGCGCTGGGTGATGAACAGCAGGCGATCCGGTTGGCGAACGCATTCATCGAAACCGGCACGATCGCTACCCTCGAGGGGCAGAAGTTTCCCAAGCAGGTCTTCAGTGCTCAGAAATCCGAGTTCATCACGTCCGCCCCGCTGGTGGTGCTCGTGAATCATGGAACTTCGGGCTCGGGTGAGCTGATTGCCGGCGCGGTGCTGGACAACAAGCGTGGCGACGTCGTGGGTGATCGAACCTTCGGCGATGGTTCGGTGCAAAAGACAATCGAGCTTCCTGGCGGCGGAGCAGTCATTTTGTCGGTTGCGAAATACGCGACTCCCGGCGGGAAGAAGATCCAGGATGAGGCGGTCACGCCGAATGTGGTGGTAGTGCCGAGCCTCGATGAGCAGATTGCAGCGGAGAGTGAAGATAAAAGCACGGCGCCTCCGGCCGCGGACGATCAGCTGAATAAGGGGCTTTCGTTGCTCAAGGCGAAGAATAGCTAG